CGTGATCTCGTTCGGCACGCCGTAGTCGTAGAAATCGAAGGTCTGCTCCCCGTTCGGGGTGTCCGTCACCATTCGTCGCGGCAACCCGTTTCCGGTGCCGACGTTGAGCGTCGTCTTGAAGCTGCCGGAGAGACCCGCCACCGAGGTCTGGATCGTATAGACATAGACGCGCACCGGCTGACCGTCGATCGCCGCGTCCGGGCCGCGGGCGATCTCCACTGTGCCCTGGAGCGCCGCGGGATCGCCGGGCTTTTGAAACTCGGGAAGGCCCTGGCATATCCATCCGGCCGGCGCCCCCGGCGCCGTCATCCGGTAGCGCGACTGGTCGCCCACCCGGATGACCTCCATGGCGCCGTTCCCGCCCTGCATCGTCATGTGGAGCGCCGTCCCGGCCCGGGCCATTTCGACGACCATCGTCTGCCCGCCGGGCATCGCGCCCTTCATCTTATAGCCCGCGAGCGCGCTCAGCTTGTCATAGGCCGCCATCACCTCGCGCCACGCCGCGGCGTCGCCTTTGACCGTGAGCTCTGCGGCCGTGCGAAACGTGACGCCGGCGACGACGGCGAGGGCGGCCATCACCACCAGGACCATACGGCGGCGGCTCATGGCTACGCCGGTTCGGCGAATCGGATCAGCGCCCCTTTCTTGACGCGCAAACAGGACGCGTGCGGGAAGATCCTGCGACGAGGAACGGAACCGGCGACCATGTCCGGGCGGAGTCGCATGGCGTTGCCGGACCGTCCCTCGCCGCAATGCATCCGCCGTGGAAACCGGGCGGAGCCGTACGTCATTTATACCCCGTCTCGCGCGGCCCTCGCGACGCCGCCATTTCCCCACCCGCGTCCGTTCGGCCGTCCCCCGGCGCGGAGCGAGGCGGCGCCGCGGCCGGCGCTGAGTGCGATGCCGGCGAGCACCAGACCCGTACCGCTCCAAAACCGCGCATCGAGGCGGTCGCCGAAAAGAACGGCCGACGCGCCGACCCCGACGATCGGCTGCAGGTACTGCAGCGCGGCCGGGATGCGCGCGGGCAGGCGCGTGAGCGCCCCGAACCATATCCACAGGCCGGCCACCGTCACGAGGAGCGCGAGATACAGCACTACCGCCGTGCCGGTGATCGTCACACGCATCGGCGCGTGCCCGAGCTCCCAGGCCGCCGCCGGCACGAGCGCGGCCGCGCCGGCAAGCGAACTCAGCGCCGCCACGGTGATGACGGAGTAGCGCTCGATCAGCTCGACGCTCAGCACGTAGTAGAGCGCGACCGCGACGGCGGACAGCAAGACGAGCCCGACGCCTCCGAGCGCGCCCGGGGGGAGGGCCGGCGCGCCGGCGTGGACGGTACGGAGGCCAAGCGAGGCAGCCAGCGCCCGGGGATCGCCGCCGGCGACGAGCGCCACGCCGGCAAGCGCCGCGGCCAGTCCGGCGAGGTGTACGCCGCCGATCGGCTGCCGCAGCCGAACGGCCGCGAGGGCGACCACGAACACCGGGATCAGGGCGGAGACGACGGTGGCGACCGAGGCGGGCGTCGCGCGCACCCCGAGCGTCTGCGCCAGCTGCCCGATGCCGATGCCGAGCAGGCCGAGGCCCGCGGCCGCGGCGCAGGCGCGGGCGGGGGGAAGCCGGCGCCGCCGCAACAGCCACAGGAAGCACGGCGCCGCGACGAGGTATCGCAGCGCCGTGAGCGTGAGCGGCGGGATGTCCCGGAGCCCCAGCTTGGTCAGCGGGATCGACCCGCCCCAGACGATCGCAAGGAGGAGCAGCGCGCCGAGCGACCGGACGATCATTCCGCGGCGGGGACGATCGGGGTCTCCAGGGTGCCGAGGTTGGTAATCGAGATGCGGACGACGTCCCCGGCCCGCAGCCATCGGGGCGGGTTTCGCGCGAACCCGACGCCGCTCGGGGTGCCGGTCGCGATGAGATCGCCCGGCTCAAGCGTCAGGGCGCGGGAGACGTCCGAGATGAGATGCGCGACGGAAAAGATCATCGTGCCCGTGCTTGCGTCCTGGAGCCGCTCGCCACCGACGTCCACCGTGAGCCGGAGCGACTGCGGGTCCGGCACTTCGTCCCGCGTGACGAGGGCGGGACCGAGGGGCCCGCTGCGGTCGAAGTTCTTCCCGATCATCCATTGCGACGTGCGCCGTTGAAAATCCCGGATCGAGATGTCGTTGAAGATGGTGTAGCCCGCCACGTACTCGAGGGCGCGGGACTCCGGGATGTCGCGGCCGCGGCGGCCGATCACCGCCGTGAGTTCGCCCTCGTAGTCGACCTGCTCGCTCACCGCCGGCAGCACGTAGGGCTCGCCGGGCCCGAGGAGGCTGTGCGGAAACCGGGCGAAGTAGATCGGGACCTCCGGCGGCGGGCTGCCGCCCTCGCGGGCGTGTTCCGCGTAGTTGCGGCCGACGCACAGGATCTTGGGCGGGTTCGGGATCGGCGGAAGCAGCCGGACGTCGGCCGCGCGCCATGCCACGCCGTCGCTTTCGAGCTCCCGCGCCCGCCCCGGATCACCCAGCCCGCGCCGGACCCCGGCGGCGACCTCGCGCGCGAGCGCCAACGCCTCCTCGCCCCCGATCAGCACCTGGAGGAGCGACGGCGGGAGCAGAACCCGGGCCCGCGCGCCGGGGCGCGAGAGGCCCCGGGCGGCGTAGTGGGCCCGGGCGGCGCGCGTGAGATCGACGATCCAGTCGCCCTCCAGGGTGCCGACGCGGGTCTGACCGCGCGCGGCGAAGGTCACGAGTCGCATGGATCACCTCCGTTCGGTCTGTCGGGTACTTGGCGCCGCGCGACCGGCGTCCCTGTCGCCCCGGCGTTGACAGCCGGGGTGCGGGCGCATAGCATTATCAATAGTGGTTATTAATAAGGACATCCTCCGAAAAACCTCGCCGGCCGCCCCCGGGTGGGCGGTGCTCGGGCGGCTGCTGCGCGCGCGGGGCGGCCGGGTGACCCCGCAGCGTCTTGCGATCTACGAGGCGGTGGTGGGCCGGACCACGCATCCCAGCGTCGAGGCGGTGCACGAAACCGTGCGGGAGCGCTTCCCCGCCGTCAGCCGGGCCACGGTGTACACGACGCTCGATTTGTTCGCCGAACTCGGGCTTGTGCAGGAAGTCGGCGGGCGGGTGCGGCGCTACGACGGCCGGGCGGAGCGCCACGTCAACCTGGTGTGCGAACGCTGCGGCGAGGTGACAGACGTGGCCGATTCACGGCTCGAGGCGCTGGAGCGGAGAACCGCCCGGCGGGCCGGATTCGACATTCGATCCGCGCGGTTCGAGCTACACGGCGTGTGCCCGCGGTGCCGCGGGCGGGGCCCCGCGCGGGGCGCGGGGCGGGGCAGTCGAGCGAACGAAGGGAGCGCGTGATGCCGGAGGTACAGGCGGAATTGGCCGCTCCATCGATCCGGCCGGAGCTTGCGCCGTCCGAGGGCCGGCACAGCACGAGCTATCTGCTGCAGGTCGTCCAGCCGGCGCTGCTCGGGCTCATGGACGGCTCGATCTCCACGCTCGCGCCCCTGTTCGCCAGCGCGTTCGCGACGCGCAATCCACATACCGCACTGCTCATCGGCATCGCGGCCGCGCTCGGCGCGGGGATCAGCATGGGCTTCGCCGAGGCGCTCTCGGACACGGGTAAACTCACCGGCCGGGGACACCCGTTTGCCCGCGGCATGATCACCGGCGCGGCCACTCTGATCGGCGGGGTGCTGCACGCGCTGCCCTTCCTGATCCCGACCCTCGGACTCGCGCTCTCCGTGGCCTACGCCGTCGTCGGCGTCGAGCTGATCTCGATCGCCTTCATCCGCTACCGGTACTTCTCGATGAACTTCTGGCTCTCGATCCTGCAGGTTGTCGTCGGCGGCAGCCTCGTCTTCCTCGCCGGCGTGCTGATCGGCAGGTCCTAGGCTCCCCGCGCCTCGCGCGGGGCAGGCCCGGCATGCGCGCGTGATGCGCCGCCCGGCGCGTCCAGCGGGATTTCCCCGGCGCCGGATGGAACACAGGGGAGGAGGAACCTGCCGATGCCGACCAACCCTGTCAAAACGAAGGTCCGCCATGGCGAGGCGGTCTTCGGCACGATCTGCGCGCTGCCGTCGCCCGAGGTCGTCGAGATCATCGCCGTCGCGGGCTACGACTGCGTG
The sequence above is a segment of the bacterium genome. Coding sequences within it:
- a CDS encoding DMT family transporter; protein product: MIVRSLGALLLLAIVWGGSIPLTKLGLRDIPPLTLTALRYLVAAPCFLWLLRRRRLPPARACAAAAGLGLLGIGIGQLAQTLGVRATPASVATVVSALIPVFVVALAAVRLRQPIGGVHLAGLAAALAGVALVAGGDPRALAASLGLRTVHAGAPALPPGALGGVGLVLLSAVAVALYYVLSVELIERYSVITVAALSSLAGAAALVPAAAWELGHAPMRVTITGTAVVLYLALLVTVAGLWIWFGALTRLPARIPAALQYLQPIVGVGASAVLFGDRLDARFWSGTGLVLAGIALSAGRGAASLRAGGRPNGRGWGNGGVARAARDGV
- a CDS encoding fumarylacetoacetate hydrolase family protein, giving the protein MRLVTFAARGQTRVGTLEGDWIVDLTRAARAHYAARGLSRPGARARVLLPPSLLQVLIGGEEALALAREVAAGVRRGLGDPGRARELESDGVAWRAADVRLLPPIPNPPKILCVGRNYAEHAREGGSPPPEVPIYFARFPHSLLGPGEPYVLPAVSEQVDYEGELTAVIGRRGRDIPESRALEYVAGYTIFNDISIRDFQRRTSQWMIGKNFDRSGPLGPALVTRDEVPDPQSLRLTVDVGGERLQDASTGTMIFSVAHLISDVSRALTLEPGDLIATGTPSGVGFARNPPRWLRAGDVVRISITNLGTLETPIVPAAE
- a CDS encoding Fur family transcriptional regulator, giving the protein MVINKDILRKTSPAAPGWAVLGRLLRARGGRVTPQRLAIYEAVVGRTTHPSVEAVHETVRERFPAVSRATVYTTLDLFAELGLVQEVGGRVRRYDGRAERHVNLVCERCGEVTDVADSRLEALERRTARRAGFDIRSARFELHGVCPRCRGRGPARGAGRGSRANEGSA
- a CDS encoding VIT family protein, with protein sequence MPEVQAELAAPSIRPELAPSEGRHSTSYLLQVVQPALLGLMDGSISTLAPLFASAFATRNPHTALLIGIAAALGAGISMGFAEALSDTGKLTGRGHPFARGMITGAATLIGGVLHALPFLIPTLGLALSVAYAVVGVELISIAFIRYRYFSMNFWLSILQVVVGGSLVFLAGVLIGRS